A genomic segment from Anaeromyxobacter sp. encodes:
- a CDS encoding GIY-YIG nuclease family protein, with product MAQPRAGWRVYLLRCRDGSLYTGATNDLDRRVARHAAGEGARYTRSRLPVVLVHQEQVGDRSAALRREAAIKRLPRAAKLALVAASPGKARRPRASAG from the coding sequence GTGGCCCAGCCTCGGGCCGGCTGGCGCGTCTACCTGCTGCGGTGCCGCGACGGCTCGCTCTACACCGGCGCCACCAACGACCTCGACCGGCGGGTGGCCCGCCACGCCGCCGGCGAGGGGGCGCGCTACACCCGCTCGCGCCTGCCGGTGGTGCTGGTCCACCAGGAGCAGGTCGGCGATCGGAGCGCGGCGCTCCGGCGGGAGGCCGCCATCAAGCGGCTCCCACGTGCCGCCAAGCTGGCGCTGGTGGCCGCCTCCCCAGGAAAGGCCCGCCGGCCCCGCGCCTCCGCTGGCTGA
- a CDS encoding PEGA domain-containing protein has product MSEPRPLRFAIRAAFLVVPLVLAAVALPHVRRWATAPTGPGPGAAVPAARQAVRTAEQAAQASARQADAALGDAPSGGPAGAAAEPPRRDGPTVEEIEANRAAQEALAEAQRGWKKVEVLAPRPAVPDASGELVSPFQGFGLSVDSRPAGATVLVDGLDQGQTPLLTTVDCRPGEPVEVRLVHPGRRPAQRTVRCRQDALVSFTANLPP; this is encoded by the coding sequence GTGAGCGAGCCGCGCCCCCTCCGCTTCGCCATCCGGGCCGCCTTCCTGGTGGTGCCGCTGGTGCTGGCCGCGGTGGCCCTGCCGCACGTGCGGCGCTGGGCCACCGCCCCGACGGGTCCGGGCCCCGGGGCGGCCGTGCCGGCCGCGCGCCAGGCGGTCCGCACCGCCGAGCAGGCCGCCCAGGCCTCTGCCCGCCAGGCCGACGCCGCCCTGGGCGACGCCCCCTCGGGCGGGCCGGCCGGCGCCGCGGCGGAGCCGCCCCGCCGCGACGGCCCCACCGTGGAGGAGATCGAGGCCAACCGCGCCGCCCAGGAGGCGCTGGCCGAGGCGCAGCGCGGCTGGAAGAAGGTGGAGGTCCTGGCCCCCCGTCCGGCCGTCCCCGACGCCAGCGGCGAGCTGGTCTCGCCGTTCCAGGGCTTCGGCCTCTCGGTGGACTCCCGGCCCGCGGGCGCCACCGTGCTGGTGGACGGCCTCGACCAGGGGCAGACCCCGCTCCTCACCACGGTGGACTGCCGGCCAGGGGAGCCGGTCGAGGTGCGCCTGGTGCACCCCGGGCGCCGCCCCGCCCAGCGCACCGTGCGCTGCCGCCAGGACGCGCTGGTCTCCTTCACCGCCAATCTCCCGCCCTGA